A region from the Triticum aestivum cultivar Chinese Spring chromosome 3D, IWGSC CS RefSeq v2.1, whole genome shotgun sequence genome encodes:
- the LOC123078333 gene encoding uncharacterized protein isoform X2, with translation MAKMTRYDDDKDNEAACSSSFEEQMTCPTPADPSGEDGKRARWMGRWTRRRLRPSQPVRALTNRLTAVLPLQAGKEMRRSRSPPTTTRQIMQPSYLHAIWDNKSMPDRLRDVYEIQDGSDFLHGVVIRTQC, from the exons ATGGCGAAGATGACGAGGTACGATGACGACAAAGACAACGAGGCGGCCTGCTCCTCCTCCTTCGAGGAGCAAATGACCTGTCCGACGCCGGCGGATCCGTCTGGCGAGGATGGGAAAAGGGCGAGGTGGAtggggaggtggacgaggaggaGATTGAGGCCATCACAACCGGTGCGGGCGCTGACGAACAGGCTGACGGCTGTGCTGCCGCTGCAGGCGGGGAAGGAGATGAGAAGGAGCCGGAGTCCACCAACGACGACGAG GCAGATTATGCAACCATCATATTTGCACGCCATCTGGG ATAACAAAAGCATGCCAGACAGACTGAGGGATGTATATGAGATTCAAGATGGTAGTGATTTCTTACATGGTGTTGTAATACGCACACAGTGCTAG
- the LOC123078333 gene encoding uncharacterized protein isoform X3 → MAKMTRYDDDKDNEAACSSSFEEQMTCPTPADPSGEDGKRARWMGRWTRRRLRPSQPVRALTNRLTAVLPLQAGKEMRRSRSPPTTTRLCNHHICTPSGITKACQTD, encoded by the exons ATGGCGAAGATGACGAGGTACGATGACGACAAAGACAACGAGGCGGCCTGCTCCTCCTCCTTCGAGGAGCAAATGACCTGTCCGACGCCGGCGGATCCGTCTGGCGAGGATGGGAAAAGGGCGAGGTGGAtggggaggtggacgaggaggaGATTGAGGCCATCACAACCGGTGCGGGCGCTGACGAACAGGCTGACGGCTGTGCTGCCGCTGCAGGCGGGGAAGGAGATGAGAAGGAGCCGGAGTCCACCAACGACGACGAG ATTATGCAACCATCATATTTGCACGCCATCTGGG ATAACAAAAGCATGCCAGACAGACTGA
- the LOC123078333 gene encoding uncharacterized protein isoform X1 encodes MAKMTRYDDDKDNEAACSSSFEEQMTCPTPADPSGEDGKRARWMGRWTRRRLRPSQPVRALTNRLTAVLPLQAGKEMRRSRSPPTTTRQIMQPSYLHAIWGKLMFLDVVQTIIIHSDLVCEFCLDKIYSLEIILD; translated from the exons ATGGCGAAGATGACGAGGTACGATGACGACAAAGACAACGAGGCGGCCTGCTCCTCCTCCTTCGAGGAGCAAATGACCTGTCCGACGCCGGCGGATCCGTCTGGCGAGGATGGGAAAAGGGCGAGGTGGAtggggaggtggacgaggaggaGATTGAGGCCATCACAACCGGTGCGGGCGCTGACGAACAGGCTGACGGCTGTGCTGCCGCTGCAGGCGGGGAAGGAGATGAGAAGGAGCCGGAGTCCACCAACGACGACGAG GCAGATTATGCAACCATCATATTTGCACGCCATCTGGGGTAAGCTCATGTTTCTCGATGTAGTGCAAACTATTATTATTCATTCAGATCTTGTTTGTGAATTTTGTCTAGACAAAATATACTCCTTGGAGATCATACTCGATTAG